One segment of Fuscovulum ytuae DNA contains the following:
- a CDS encoding OmpA family protein, whose translation MAAAKIVALKVAPVIPEEEDEPPKCPPVGAPAWLATFADIATNLMAFFVLILGFAKFDEVSFKKMAGSMRETFGTEMVAPLLENPEGGTVLEMSFQPQGLPPDQVQGEEPPKGDEGPWQDRDGESDSRSPADQMREKAAQAAAKALMDALASGEVKVEQGKSQVTIRLPEGENQPTAETVADALARLARTDPEPVEDPTSGATNDSAEQVAEATTPPDQPAEAGTGEAAPGSGGAGGTAEAGRGTSPGFAEAKLGVALRDQSAQGLVEVERRDGSVFVTVGAGGAFSSGSAELTAEAREILGQIAENGLAPGAKVTITGHTDNVPLANSPFGDNFGLGAARASAVAQEMVRSGLVRPDQISVVSKGETAPVADNLTEDGRAQNRRIEIEIDYDGTAAE comes from the coding sequence ATGGCAGCCGCAAAGATCGTCGCGTTGAAGGTGGCCCCGGTCATCCCCGAAGAGGAGGATGAGCCGCCGAAATGCCCACCTGTCGGTGCGCCGGCATGGCTGGCCACCTTTGCCGATATCGCCACCAATCTGATGGCCTTCTTCGTGCTGATCCTTGGTTTTGCGAAATTCGACGAGGTCAGTTTCAAGAAGATGGCCGGGTCGATGCGCGAGACCTTTGGGACGGAAATGGTGGCGCCGCTTCTGGAAAATCCCGAGGGCGGCACGGTTCTTGAAATGAGCTTCCAACCGCAGGGCTTGCCGCCGGATCAGGTGCAAGGCGAAGAGCCGCCGAAGGGCGATGAAGGCCCATGGCAGGATCGGGACGGCGAAAGCGACAGTCGCAGCCCGGCCGACCAGATGCGGGAGAAGGCGGCGCAGGCCGCCGCTAAGGCATTGATGGATGCGCTGGCATCCGGCGAGGTGAAGGTGGAGCAAGGCAAGTCGCAGGTGACGATCCGCCTGCCCGAGGGCGAGAACCAGCCGACCGCCGAAACGGTGGCGGATGCGCTGGCGCGTCTGGCGCGCACCGATCCAGAGCCGGTGGAAGACCCGACATCTGGCGCGACGAATGACAGCGCCGAACAGGTCGCCGAGGCGACCACCCCACCCGATCAACCCGCCGAGGCAGGCACGGGTGAGGCTGCGCCGGGAAGCGGCGGTGCAGGCGGGACGGCCGAGGCCGGGCGCGGCACCAGCCCCGGCTTTGCCGAGGCGAAGCTGGGCGTTGCGCTGCGGGATCAAAGCGCGCAGGGCCTTGTGGAGGTAGAGCGTCGGGATGGATCGGTCTTTGTCACGGTGGGCGCTGGCGGGGCGTTTTCGTCCGGTTCGGCCGAGTTGACCGCCGAGGCGCGGGAAATCCTTGGCCAGATCGCCGAGAACGGGCTGGCGCCGGGGGCGAAGGTGACGATCACGGGCCATACCGACAACGTGCCCTTGGCCAATTCGCCCTTTGGCGACAATTTCGGCCTTGGCGCGGCGCGGGCATCGGCGGTGGCACAAGAGATGGTGCGCAGCGGGTTGGTGCGGCCTGACCAGATCAGCGTGGTGTCGAAGGGCGAGACGGCCCCCGTGGCCGACAACCTTACGGAAGATGGCCGGGCGCAGAACCGGCGGATCGAGATCGAGATCGACTATGACGGCACTGCGGCGGAATAA
- a CDS encoding transglycosylase SLT domain-containing protein: MIRALVLSLAILAPGLAAAQDCARLATEAGAEAGLPDGLLPAISLVEAGRGTGNGGLAPWPWTLNEGGKGMYFDTKEEALAYLEQALARGVTNIDIGCMQLNWKWHSAGFASPAEMMDPVRNTRYAARFMTELKNRLGSWDVAASAYHSTDPDRGRRYLEKVMAARSSFRYSPQPGHDTADTGGTLLTAIPAELDGILAHAGSPLIALASAPPADGWEGETPFDSLEQPPAPTATAAADLPEGRPDRSPPPRPTPANAAAPRRDAPDLPMVLAAAATTLALPENLPPRLRHRWSEVQAMRELLADDP; the protein is encoded by the coding sequence ATGATCCGCGCCCTCGTCCTTAGCCTTGCCATCCTCGCACCCGGCCTTGCCGCCGCGCAGGATTGCGCGCGCCTAGCCACCGAAGCGGGGGCCGAAGCAGGCCTTCCCGACGGTCTCCTTCCCGCGATCTCGCTGGTCGAGGCTGGTCGCGGCACCGGAAACGGCGGCCTCGCCCCCTGGCCCTGGACGCTGAACGAAGGTGGCAAGGGGATGTATTTCGACACAAAGGAAGAGGCGCTCGCCTATCTCGAACAGGCCCTCGCGCGTGGCGTCACCAATATCGATATCGGCTGCATGCAGCTGAACTGGAAATGGCACTCCGCAGGCTTCGCCTCTCCGGCCGAAATGATGGACCCGGTCCGCAACACCCGCTACGCCGCCCGCTTCATGACCGAACTCAAGAACCGCCTTGGGTCGTGGGACGTGGCGGCCTCCGCCTATCACTCCACCGATCCCGATCGGGGCCGCCGCTATCTGGAAAAGGTCATGGCCGCCCGCTCCTCTTTCCGCTACAGCCCGCAGCCGGGGCATGACACGGCTGATACAGGCGGCACCCTTCTGACGGCGATCCCGGCAGAACTCGACGGCATCCTTGCCCATGCCGGTTCCCCCCTCATCGCACTCGCCTCTGCGCCCCCGGCGGATGGCTGGGAAGGGGAAACCCCCTTCGACAGTCTGGAACAGCCACCCGCCCCCACCGCCACCGCCGCCGCCGATCTTCCCGAAGGACGCCCCGACCGCTCCCCGCCACCCCGCCCGACACCCGCAAATGCCGCGGCCCCCCGCCGCGATGCGCCCGACCTTCCTATGGTCCTCGCCGCCGCAGCCACCACCCTCGCGCTGCCCGAAAACCTGCCCCCACGCCTGCGCCATCGCTGGTCCGAAGTGCAGGCGATGCGCGAACTGCTGGCCGATGATCCATAA
- the fliD gene encoding flagellar filament capping protein FliD, whose protein sequence is MTVDILSSLNKNGSGLNLRDLTASLVSAEIDPQKARQTERVDAATTQISALGEVRAQFGALSTAVDILRQNPILRANSGNDGVAVTITDPSKIASQTMSIGVQKVAQRQVMEFTGFTGLDQAVGAGTLQIAVGTWGEDALGAPEFTLNPDSTVRTLTIPTGATLSMLAETMNSIPGLQARVLDKGDGTFSLGVVSEMGAAAALNITVTETEPGLAAFDTNTTIETVQIQAAQDAEISVDGITVSRRTNVIDDLIPGARLDITAPEGTTTTVNFSRNIETARLNMEALVEQVNNTRNLLNELSARGVAGAESGALAGDRLIEKLKSDLTALIAAPIAGFGSEARRLSDFGVVTNRDGSLRVDQLRFERAFNQDPTGFDMIFTDRFSASDSRVTVGGAVGSSVEGGTFAFRRDVATGVATLDGSPVFRVPQATGEDQYFAFGGRLAGLNVTVPADLTETEVRYGKSFLTTMERLLDGALSSGANSISEREAQLNSRVTEATERLEQLDARAALLEKRYLSRFTAMETAIAGLKSTGTYLDNLVAQWNKSE, encoded by the coding sequence ATGACCGTGGATATCCTTTCGTCACTGAACAAGAACGGGTCGGGGTTGAACCTGCGGGACCTGACGGCATCGCTTGTCTCGGCGGAGATCGATCCGCAGAAGGCGCGGCAGACCGAGCGGGTGGATGCGGCGACGACGCAAATCTCGGCCTTGGGCGAGGTGCGGGCGCAGTTCGGCGCGTTGAGCACAGCCGTCGATATCCTGCGGCAGAACCCGATCCTGCGGGCCAATTCGGGCAATGACGGGGTGGCGGTGACGATCACCGATCCGTCGAAGATCGCCAGCCAGACGATGTCGATCGGCGTGCAGAAGGTGGCGCAGCGGCAGGTGATGGAATTCACCGGCTTTACCGGGCTGGATCAGGCCGTCGGGGCGGGGACGTTGCAGATTGCCGTCGGGACCTGGGGCGAGGATGCCTTGGGCGCCCCGGAATTCACGCTGAACCCGGACAGCACGGTGCGCACGCTGACCATACCCACCGGCGCGACGCTGAGCATGCTGGCCGAGACGATGAACAGCATTCCGGGGCTGCAAGCGCGGGTTCTGGACAAGGGGGATGGAACCTTTTCGCTGGGCGTGGTGTCAGAAATGGGCGCGGCGGCGGCATTGAACATCACGGTGACAGAGACGGAGCCGGGGCTCGCGGCCTTTGACACCAATACGACAATCGAGACGGTGCAGATTCAGGCGGCGCAGGATGCAGAGATCTCGGTTGACGGGATCACGGTGTCGCGGCGGACGAATGTGATCGACGATCTGATCCCCGGCGCGCGGCTGGACATCACCGCGCCAGAGGGCACGACCACGACGGTGAATTTCTCGCGCAATATCGAAACGGCGCGGCTGAACATGGAAGCGCTGGTCGAGCAGGTGAACAACACGCGCAATCTGCTGAATGAGTTGTCGGCGCGGGGTGTAGCAGGGGCAGAGTCCGGGGCGCTTGCCGGGGATCGGCTGATCGAGAAGCTGAAATCCGATCTGACCGCGCTGATTGCCGCGCCGATTGCGGGTTTTGGCAGCGAGGCGCGGCGGCTGTCGGATTTTGGGGTTGTGACGAACCGGGATGGGTCGCTGAGGGTGGATCAGCTGCGGTTCGAGCGGGCCTTCAATCAGGACCCGACAGGGTTCGACATGATTTTCACCGACCGCTTCTCGGCCAGCGATTCAAGGGTGACGGTGGGCGGTGCGGTGGGTTCGTCGGTGGAGGGCGGGACCTTTGCCTTCCGTCGGGATGTGGCGACGGGCGTCGCGACGTTGGATGGATCGCCGGTGTTCCGCGTGCCGCAGGCCACGGGAGAGGACCAGTATTTCGCCTTTGGCGGGCGGCTGGCCGGATTGAACGTGACGGTACCTGCCGACCTGACCGAGACGGAAGTGCGCTATGGCAAGAGTTTCCTGACCACGATGGAGCGGCTTTTGGACGGCGCGCTTTCCAGCGGGGCAAACAGCATCAGCGAGCGCGAGGCGCAGTTGAACAGCCGGGTGACCGAAGCGACTGAGCGGCTGGAACAACTGGATGCGCGGGCCGCCCTTCTGGAAAAGCGGTACCTGTCGCGCTTTACGGCGATGGAGACGGCGATTGCCGGGCTGAAAAGCACGGGCACCTATCTGGATAACCTTGTCGCGCAGTGGAATAAGTCGGAATGA
- a CDS encoding FlgK family flagellar hook-associated protein — translation MDIAKSAIGVYRTALGVTGENIANVNTEGYRRRDVTTEQIGGARTTVTTLATGGQGVEIDQIRRAFDELLAQRLRTASADLSSAEVHHDAALAVETVLLPRTGGIDAALEDFFAAVGSLAASPADTSLRRVTLEAGNTLASAFQGIAAGLIRLREDTYNAAEAAAAQATRDLADLHELQLRFTSNTGNVGALNPLHDERDRLLGQLAETIGISVTLDPAGRATVTLGVDGGGPTLLGPSGPANLTVSGTTDLTLTIDRDGTTRDTRMLGSGALGGYSIALGAINTALQEVDALARKMAGEMNAVHSAGLDLTGAPGGDMFSLDGWAMTRAAGNQGYARSVITPTGEATTGPITLIRDEALGVWRAEDALGNVLGSADRLLVLPGVTIEIDGEPANGDRLTFTPTSGLAINMRFLPEVPERLAAAVATLVAPAPGNTGSGSVAMAATTVAAPTIPELSTLLTDANTAAGAVTLLSSGVVGYIPAGTTAASFASLGSQSTADFALTDAAVDGTTSLTVTLDGTPHTFNLTTLAGGAPRPAGWTVAQLAAALTAGQFETGTGETFASLGLAAAGTDGALTLSRNTGNITSATLDAQAATVTPGAAQGGTLQIFTREGRQIAGTPLSAAEIALLFTEANGFLPGAEYVTDYLEAPGGVGYRGLTLNSDQASGLQTATFAPHSAVTWSGPIEAAASPARNILLEEPGASPIPLTLPPGSSAERLAQLMNDVYPGLEARASTSATLTVAGDGRVSFQIEGSNGTPLIVSGDVAGGRLDALLLSVNALSGTTGIAAELSPDGTRLLLTHPDGADLRITDLTHAGAGTVTLTPANAQGQSLAAGVTLGGAGPTSIRLSGQVTLAQTQGFTVTIDGNRIDSTADALQGGLVTSTSIAAGAGRTLSFAFDPAIDGSTAAPTGALAGPTDYSLTLGGRSVTYNTATGAASSAADVAAGLATLLREDMPTASLQGAALGSLPPDGTSTIVRLDGQDYVLRMQAGTVQVTGPETGRLSAAFDGSNRLQLTVNGGSTDAGFLSIPNTSSVAAFGLAPAQLPQSRLTGIPAPGPFPVPVQVEVGSTLYTLTVNGGPSVTLPPGFPGTASVDGTGAITLSLPATSASARILPGAEAAGFASLGAAVSVNGANLTALSSDGSALDIPVTTSSLAGQRINLSNLPPEDLIVVMTGSGNLRMSGSITAGPPPSILPSVELRVLDAASNRVGLFDIATGHSIGTRVLDATGGTVIDGLSISVTGNPATGDSFRLTPNTDGRNDGRALDAILGLRFADVTTGKGGFASILSNLQSEVGTRAAAAGQRVSAREAVHDTIRRADAEQGAVDLDAEAARLLELQQNYNAAAQIMRVAQELFDTLLSSL, via the coding sequence ATGGACATCGCCAAGTCGGCGATCGGTGTCTACCGCACCGCGCTGGGCGTCACGGGCGAAAACATCGCCAATGTGAACACCGAAGGCTATCGCCGCCGGGATGTCACCACCGAACAGATCGGCGGCGCGCGCACCACCGTCACCACCCTTGCCACAGGCGGGCAGGGGGTCGAGATCGACCAGATCCGCCGCGCCTTCGACGAATTGCTGGCCCAACGCCTGCGCACCGCCTCTGCCGATCTTTCTTCGGCCGAGGTGCATCACGACGCGGCGCTTGCTGTCGAAACCGTGCTGTTGCCCCGCACAGGCGGCATCGATGCCGCGCTTGAGGATTTCTTCGCCGCCGTGGGCAGCCTTGCCGCCTCGCCCGCCGATACCTCGCTGCGCCGCGTGACGCTTGAGGCGGGCAACACCCTTGCCTCCGCCTTCCAAGGCATCGCGGCAGGCCTGATCCGCCTGCGCGAAGACACCTACAACGCCGCCGAAGCCGCCGCCGCCCAAGCCACCCGCGATCTGGCCGATCTGCACGAATTGCAGCTGCGCTTCACCTCCAACACCGGCAATGTCGGCGCGCTGAATCCGCTGCATGACGAACGCGACCGCCTGCTGGGTCAGCTGGCCGAAACTATCGGCATCTCCGTCACCCTCGACCCTGCAGGTCGCGCCACGGTCACACTGGGCGTCGATGGGGGTGGCCCCACCCTTCTTGGCCCCAGTGGTCCTGCCAACCTCACCGTTTCTGGCACCACTGACCTCACCCTGACCATCGATCGCGATGGCACCACCCGCGATACCCGCATGCTCGGCTCTGGGGCCTTGGGCGGCTATTCCATCGCGCTTGGCGCCATCAACACCGCTTTGCAAGAAGTGGACGCGCTGGCCCGCAAGATGGCGGGCGAGATGAACGCCGTTCATTCCGCAGGCCTCGATCTGACCGGGGCACCCGGTGGCGACATGTTCTCGCTTGACGGTTGGGCCATGACGCGCGCTGCAGGCAATCAGGGCTATGCCCGTTCCGTCATCACCCCCACGGGTGAGGCGACGACCGGACCCATCACCCTCATCCGCGATGAGGCGCTGGGCGTCTGGCGGGCCGAAGATGCGCTGGGCAATGTTCTGGGCAGCGCCGACCGCCTACTCGTCCTGCCCGGCGTCACAATCGAAATCGACGGCGAACCCGCAAATGGCGACCGGCTGACCTTTACCCCCACCTCGGGCCTTGCGATCAACATGCGCTTTTTGCCCGAAGTGCCCGAACGCCTTGCCGCCGCCGTCGCCACCCTTGTCGCCCCCGCCCCCGGCAATACCGGCTCTGGCTCTGTCGCGATGGCGGCCACGACCGTTGCCGCCCCGACGATCCCCGAACTCTCCACGCTCCTGACCGATGCCAACACTGCGGCGGGGGCGGTTACGCTCCTCTCCTCCGGCGTCGTGGGTTACATCCCTGCCGGAACCACAGCGGCCAGCTTTGCCAGCCTCGGCTCGCAATCCACCGCCGATTTCGCGCTGACCGATGCCGCCGTCGACGGAACCACCAGCCTCACCGTCACGCTGGATGGCACCCCCCATACCTTCAACCTCACCACGCTTGCAGGCGGCGCGCCCCGCCCCGCAGGCTGGACCGTGGCGCAACTCGCCGCCGCCCTGACGGCGGGACAATTCGAAACTGGCACGGGCGAAACCTTCGCCTCCCTCGGCCTTGCCGCCGCCGGAACCGACGGCGCCCTGACCCTGTCGCGCAACACGGGCAATATCACCTCGGCCACGCTGGATGCCCAGGCTGCCACCGTCACCCCCGGCGCGGCACAGGGCGGCACGCTTCAGATCTTCACGCGCGAAGGCCGCCAGATCGCGGGCACCCCCCTTTCCGCCGCCGAAATCGCGCTTCTCTTCACCGAAGCCAACGGCTTCCTCCCCGGCGCGGAATACGTCACCGATTACCTTGAGGCACCGGGCGGCGTCGGTTATCGCGGCCTGACCCTGAACAGCGATCAGGCCAGCGGCCTGCAAACCGCAACCTTCGCCCCCCATTCCGCCGTAACGTGGTCCGGCCCGATCGAGGCCGCCGCCTCCCCCGCCCGAAATATCCTGCTGGAAGAGCCGGGCGCCTCGCCCATCCCCCTGACCCTGCCACCGGGCAGCAGCGCAGAGCGTCTCGCGCAGCTGATGAACGATGTCTATCCGGGGCTTGAGGCGCGCGCCTCCACCTCGGCCACCCTCACCGTCGCGGGCGACGGCCGCGTGTCCTTTCAGATCGAAGGCAGCAACGGCACGCCCCTCATCGTATCGGGCGATGTCGCGGGCGGGCGGCTGGATGCACTGCTCCTTTCGGTCAACGCCCTCTCCGGCACCACCGGCATCGCGGCCGAACTTTCGCCGGATGGAACGCGCCTTCTGCTCACCCATCCCGATGGCGCCGATCTGCGGATCACTGACCTCACCCATGCCGGTGCGGGCACCGTCACCCTCACCCCGGCCAATGCGCAGGGGCAATCGCTTGCCGCAGGCGTCACGCTGGGTGGGGCAGGGCCCACCTCCATACGCCTGTCAGGTCAGGTCACCTTGGCCCAGACACAGGGCTTCACCGTCACCATCGATGGCAACCGGATCGACTCCACCGCCGATGCGCTGCAAGGCGGCCTTGTCACCTCCACCTCCATTGCCGCAGGGGCGGGGCGCACGCTCTCCTTCGCCTTCGATCCCGCCATCGACGGCTCCACCGCCGCGCCCACCGGGGCCTTGGCTGGTCCCACCGATTACAGCCTTACGCTGGGCGGGCGCAGCGTCACCTACAACACGGCGACGGGCGCGGCCAGTTCTGCCGCCGATGTGGCCGCAGGCCTTGCCACCCTCCTGCGCGAAGACATGCCCACCGCCAGCCTGCAAGGCGCGGCGCTGGGCAGCCTGCCGCCCGATGGCACCTCCACCATCGTCCGCCTTGACGGGCAGGATTACGTCCTCAGGATGCAGGCTGGAACCGTGCAAGTCACCGGCCCGGAAACGGGTCGTCTGTCCGCCGCCTTCGATGGCTCGAACCGCCTGCAACTCACCGTCAATGGCGGCAGCACAGATGCGGGCTTCCTTTCCATCCCCAACACCTCTTCCGTTGCAGCCTTCGGCCTTGCCCCCGCGCAACTGCCGCAATCGCGCCTCACGGGTATCCCCGCCCCCGGCCCCTTCCCGGTGCCCGTGCAGGTCGAGGTGGGCAGCACCCTTTACACCCTCACCGTCAATGGCGGGCCGAGTGTCACCTTGCCTCCCGGCTTTCCCGGCACGGCCAGCGTCGATGGCACGGGCGCGATCACCCTGTCGCTTCCCGCCACCTCTGCCAGCGCCCGCATTCTGCCGGGGGCCGAGGCCGCAGGCTTCGCCTCCCTTGGCGCCGCTGTCTCCGTAAACGGGGCGAACCTCACCGCGCTTTCTTCGGATGGCAGCGCACTGGACATCCCGGTCACCACCTCGTCGCTCGCGGGCCAGCGGATCAACCTCAGCAACCTGCCCCCCGAAGACCTGATCGTGGTCATGACCGGGTCCGGCAACCTGCGCATGTCCGGCTCCATTACCGCAGGCCCGCCGCCCTCCATCCTGCCCTCCGTTGAATTGCGGGTGCTGGATGCTGCCTCCAACCGCGTGGGCCTGTTCGACATCGCCACCGGCCATTCCATCGGCACCCGCGTCCTTGATGCGACGGGCGGCACGGTCATCGACGGCCTCTCGATCTCGGTCACCGGCAACCCGGCAACGGGTGACAGCTTCCGTCTCACCCCCAACACCGATGGGCGCAACGACGGGCGCGCGCTGGATGCCATCCTCGGCCTGCGCTTTGCCGATGTCACCACCGGCAAGGGCGGCTTCGCCTCCATCCTGTCGAACCTGCAATCCGAGGTGGGCACCCGCGCCGCCGCCGCAGGCCAGCGCGTCTCGGCCCGCGAAGCGGTGCACGACACCATCCGCCGCGCCGATGCCGAACAAGGCGCCGTCGATCTGGACGCCGAAGCCGCCCGTCTTCTGGAACTGCAACAGAACTACAACGCCGCCGCCCAGATCATGCGCGTGGCGCAGGAACTCTTCGACACGCTGCTCTCCTCGCTCTGA
- a CDS encoding sigma-54 interaction domain-containing protein: MTTHWIDRDVSAQAVPVSVNMVDRIIVGETAPMRQLKRMIAAVAVSEAAVLVRGPTGAGKELVAEALHRASGRKGALIAVNCAAIPAELLESELFGHEKGAFTGAERARPGRIEQAAGGTLFLDEIGDMPLALQAKLLRVLETRRIQRLGASGEQTVDFRLVTATHRDLTAAVADGTFRADLFFRISVFPLTVPSLAERTADIPLILARLIEDYSSTNPAAEPPHFDLGAIRALSAHPWPGNIRELKNVLMRAFVMLPGRMVTARHVRDNLLGMEMPEPETADIALPEPPAPQAKGDLPDPSQFHDALQRLGDIDLRGYIRDIEVALIEAALDKRQGNVAQAADALRLRRTTLIEKMKKFGIRRGLAA, translated from the coding sequence ATGACGACGCACTGGATTGACCGTGATGTTTCCGCCCAAGCCGTTCCTGTTTCCGTAAATATGGTCGATCGCATCATCGTCGGAGAAACCGCTCCGATGCGGCAGTTGAAACGGATGATCGCCGCCGTCGCCGTGTCCGAGGCCGCCGTCCTCGTCCGTGGTCCCACCGGGGCCGGCAAGGAGCTGGTGGCCGAAGCCCTGCACCGCGCCTCTGGCCGCAAGGGCGCGCTGATCGCCGTCAACTGCGCCGCCATCCCGGCCGAGCTTTTGGAAAGCGAGCTTTTTGGCCATGAGAAAGGCGCCTTCACCGGGGCCGAACGCGCCCGCCCGGGCCGCATCGAACAGGCCGCCGGCGGCACCCTCTTTCTGGACGAAATCGGTGACATGCCGCTTGCCCTTCAGGCCAAGCTTCTGCGCGTCCTCGAAACCCGCCGTATCCAACGTCTGGGGGCCAGCGGTGAACAGACCGTTGATTTCCGCCTTGTCACCGCCACGCATCGCGACCTGACCGCCGCCGTGGCCGACGGCACTTTCCGGGCCGACCTCTTCTTCCGCATCTCGGTCTTCCCGCTGACGGTACCCAGCCTTGCCGAACGGACCGCCGATATTCCCCTGATCCTCGCCCGCCTGATCGAGGATTACAGCAGCACCAACCCCGCTGCCGAACCCCCGCATTTCGATCTGGGCGCGATCCGCGCGCTTTCGGCCCATCCGTGGCCGGGCAATATCCGCGAACTGAAAAACGTCTTGATGCGCGCCTTCGTCATGCTGCCGGGCCGCATGGTCACCGCGCGCCATGTGCGCGACAACCTGCTCGGCATGGAAATGCCCGAACCCGAAACCGCCGATATCGCGCTCCCCGAACCGCCCGCCCCGCAGGCCAAGGGCGATCTGCCGGATCCCTCGCAATTCCATGATGCGCTGCAACGTTTGGGCGATATCGATCTGCGCGGCTATATCCGCGATATCGAAGTGGCCCTGATCGAGGCCGCGCTGGACAAACGGCAAGGCAACGTCGCCCAAGCCGCCGATGCACTGCGCCTGCGCCGTACAACCCTGATCGAAAAGATGAAGAAATTCGGAATCCGTCGCGGCCTCGCCGCCTGA
- the flgL gene encoding flagellar hook-associated protein FlgL, with protein MAASIGNALFGKITMENFNRLSGEISDLQAQISSGKNDPRPSADPMRAAKLSAVTEQRGAIDRFTENAQLASDRLDQADLQMAELGNIIRAFQQISLQAANDTLTEEGFAGLRSEAESLRTSLLTVANARDTFGLPLFAGFGSGEPFVDGPNGVEYRGDGGRPTLRLTETATLATGLNGSEVFMSVPLDDGTAKSMFEMVDDLIASLTQPLQTARPDSSVAGQGLFTPITTRTPANLSFDLTGPTGTTRISAEVMTGAPDSMLAAINAATPQTGVSATLAPDGQGFILSSIGDIRLSNFSQPDSPRAPVANLVPLDQSLQPTRAGVLLRNDAISATRLVGVFSDTITHAAAQRAEVGALGRLAEDHASVLADRKLRIDQAIAGLEDLDVAAAITRVQQLLLTEQASQQTFVKINGSSLFDYIR; from the coding sequence ATGGCCGCCAGCATCGGCAACGCCCTGTTCGGCAAGATCACGATGGAGAATTTCAACCGCCTCTCGGGCGAAATCTCCGATCTGCAGGCACAAATCTCCTCTGGCAAGAACGACCCGCGCCCTTCGGCCGATCCGATGCGCGCGGCCAAACTGTCTGCCGTCACCGAACAGCGCGGCGCCATCGACCGTTTCACCGAAAACGCGCAGCTTGCCTCCGACCGCCTCGATCAGGCCGATCTTCAGATGGCCGAACTGGGCAACATCATCCGCGCCTTTCAGCAGATCTCGCTTCAGGCCGCGAACGACACCCTCACCGAAGAAGGCTTTGCCGGCCTTCGGTCCGAGGCTGAATCGCTCCGCACCTCACTCCTCACCGTCGCCAATGCGCGCGATACCTTTGGCCTGCCGCTCTTTGCAGGCTTTGGCAGCGGCGAACCCTTCGTCGATGGCCCCAATGGTGTGGAATATCGCGGCGATGGCGGGCGGCCCACCCTGCGCCTGACCGAAACCGCCACCCTCGCCACGGGCCTGAACGGATCCGAAGTGTTCATGTCCGTGCCGCTTGATGACGGCACGGCGAAAAGCATGTTCGAAATGGTCGATGACCTGATCGCCTCCCTGACCCAACCCTTGCAGACCGCCCGCCCCGACAGTTCCGTCGCAGGGCAGGGCCTCTTTACCCCCATCACCACCCGCACCCCGGCGAACCTCAGCTTCGACCTGACCGGCCCCACCGGCACCACCCGCATCTCGGCCGAAGTGATGACCGGCGCGCCCGACTCCATGCTCGCCGCAATCAACGCAGCCACACCCCAAACCGGTGTCAGCGCGACGCTCGCCCCCGATGGGCAGGGCTTCATCCTCTCTTCCATTGGCGACATCCGCCTGTCCAACTTCTCGCAACCCGACAGCCCGCGCGCCCCTGTCGCCAACCTTGTCCCGCTGGACCAATCGCTACAACCCACCCGCGCCGGGGTTCTTCTGCGCAACGACGCCATTTCCGCCACCCGCCTTGTCGGGGTCTTCAGCGACACCATCACCCACGCCGCTGCCCAAAGGGCCGAGGTGGGGGCGCTAGGCCGCCTTGCCGAAGATCACGCCTCCGTCCTTGCCGACCGCAAACTGCGCATCGATCAGGCCATCGCAGGGCTTGAAGATCTGGATGTCGCCGCCGCCATTACGCGCGTGCAGCAACTCCTCCTCACGGAACAGGCCTCGCAGCAGACCTTCGTCAAGATCAACGGATCGTCCCTCTTCGACTACATCCGCTGA